Proteins encoded together in one Phalacrocorax aristotelis chromosome 7, bGulAri2.1, whole genome shotgun sequence window:
- the FOXB1 gene encoding forkhead box protein B1, whose protein sequence is MPRPGRNTYSDQKPPYSYISLTAMAIQSSPEKMLPLSEIYKFIMDRFPYYRENTQRWQNSLRHNLSFNDCFIKIPRRPDQPGKGSFWALHPSCGDMFENGSFLRRRKRFKVVKSDHLAPSKPADAAQYLQQQAKLRLSALAATGTHLPQMSTYNLGVSQPSSFKHPFAIENIIAREYKMPGGLAFSTMQPMPAAYPLPNQLTTVGSSIGTGWPHMYSSGMIDTATPISMASGEYGAYGVPIKPLCHGGQTLPAIPVPIKPTPAAVPALPALPAPIPTILSNSPPSLSPTSSQTATSQSSPATPSETLTSPAPALHSVAVH, encoded by the coding sequence ATGCCTCGCCCGGGCAGAAACACTTACAGTGATCAGAAGCCTCCCTACTCCTACATCTCGCTGACCGCCATGGCGATCCAGAGCTCCCCGGAGAAGATGCTGCCCCTGAGCGAGATCTACAAGTTCATCATGGACCGCTTCCCCTACTACCGGGAGAACACGCAGCGCTGGCAGAACTCCCTCCGCCACAACCTCTCCTTCAACGACTGCTTCATCAAGATCCCGCGCCGCCCCGACCAGCCGGGTAAGGGCAGCTTCTGGGCGCTACACCCCAGCTGCGGGGACATGTTCGAGAACGGCAGCTTCCTGCGCCGCCGCAAGCGCTTCAAGGTGGTCAAGTCGGACCACCTGGCCCCTAGCAAGCCGGCGGACGCGGCGCAGTACCTCCAGCAGCAGGCGAAGCTGCGGCTCAGCGCCCTGGCGGCCACCGGCACCCACCTGCCCCAGATGTCCACCTACAACCTCGGCGTGTCCCAGCCCTCCAGCTTCAAGCACCCCTTCGCCATCGAGAACATCATCGCCAGAGAGTACAAGATGCCCGGGGGGCTCGCGTTTTCCACGATGCAGCCCATGCCGGCCGCCTACCCCCTCCCCAACCAGTTGACTACGGTGGGCAGCTCCATTGGCACGGGCTGGCCCCACATGTACAGCTCCGGCATGATCGACACCGCCACCCCCATCTCCATGGCCAGCGGCGAGTACGGCGCTTACGGCGTGCCCATTAAGCCGCTCTGCCATGGGGGGCAGACTTTGCCggccatccctgtccccatcaaGCCTACCCCCGCTGCAGTGCCGGCCCTGCCCGCCCTGCCCGCGCCCATCCCCACCATCCTCTCGAACTCGCCGCCCTCCCTCAGCCCCACGTCCTCGCAGACGGCCACCAGCCAAAGCAGCCCGGCCACCCCCAGCGAGACTCTCACCAGCCCGGCGCCCGCCCTGCACTCCGTGGCGGTACACTGA